From Daucus carota subsp. sativus chromosome 6, DH1 v3.0, whole genome shotgun sequence:
GAAACCGTAGATCCCGATACCCAAACCTAATTAGCGTGGCATATGCAAAATTATAGTAAAGGTTTCCCTTACTTGAAAGAGTAGACATACCTCAAGGTGAATATTATGGTAGAGCTGTTCATCCAGGCTGAGAGCAACATCATTTGATTGATTCAGATAATTTGCATTAGGCCAAGGGTTCATGGTCCTTATTCCCTCCATACTGTCCATGCATAACAAACTACAACGAAAGGTAATAAAGAATTGGTTCGCTTCCATCTCAAATTTCCACTAAGAGCTTAAAAATGGTAATCGTTTGGCATATACACATATAACAGATGGGGTGTATGCTGCAATTGATGGGGGGAAATAATTTGTACACGATACACAATATTTTCGACTCATAACATGTCAaggtaaaattgaaaaaaattataatggcCATGGAAACAGAAGAAACAGAATCAAACCATATAGTTGATAGAGATCTCCAGTATCACAGtaatgaaatttgaaaaaaaagagtaaaaatgAAGAATAATGGTACAGATAACAGAACTGTCCGAAATCAGAACTGCCACAACCAGCTgaacttatatttatttaaacatataaaaaaaaacataaaccaAATCTCGAAACTAGTCTAGAAAACATGAATAGCATAATCAATCTgatgaaaacaaaagaaaaaattggcATGAAAATAATGTAATAAGCCAGTAGTAACATGCCCATGCAGAAGGGCAAATATATTGTACGAGTAAATTAAAGACGTGTGTTGTGTATTATTACCTAGGAGTTGAAATTGGGTGTGAATTCGGACAAGTGAATGTGCCGAGGTTTATTCATTTTGCAGACGAGGCATTAACATGAATCATCGGTGGTAATAATAAGATGAAAAGATAGCAAAGTTGTGTAAgagatgaaaataaaagaaattgaaGCAGTAATAATGGTGAAAATGACAGACCTGAAGTGAGAGTTACTGTGTTTCCATAAAAAAATAGAGGTGAAGGTGAAAAGGAGATGAAATTGGGGAAGTGATAAATGGGTTGATTTGGATGCCACTGCTTGAATGACTGTGACTGCGCGCGTGGAGACTACAGAgagaggagggagagagaggctTGGGAGGAGGAAGGCCCCGGAGGAGGGTTAGTGGgggtttatttttatttcctatttcaaattttgatttcgCTTGGACAATCATCTAATCAGCACtgttttctataaaaaaaataaaaataaatacacgTTACTCCAACAAGACTACAAGAGGTTAACGGTAACGTAGTACCTTATAATTCTCGTGGATATATTTCGAATTTTCGAGTCTGAGTTTTGTATTTGTATTAGAAAACTGattctcatattttattttattttaaataagaaacCGAAGCTGTCTTAAATTTTCTTGTGTGATTGAtaagatttaatttatttaaggaATGACTGATGAAAGGTAGTGAACTGATAAACACCTTCCCTTGATTTAGGACATGTCTTTATTATCCACTAAATCATAACTTTTTGCATTTCTGCATAATGCCACCCTCAATCGTTTTTACGCCAAATATTCTCATCCTAAGTTAAGTTTCACTCACAGAGTCGGTCACATTTATCTATTTGATTTATTCCTGTGTGATTGTAGTATATACATGGAATTGACATGTTTTtccaataaaaattatcaaacggTATGCCAGGACTCCCCCATCATCATGCAAGACCTTTAACTCTGAGCAAAACATTTCGATATAGTTGATCTTGACGAATAATGTTGGTGTACAATACAATAATTTGTGATTTACAGAATAAATACAGTCAGTACTAGTGGATGTGGTCTTGCTGCTGAAAGAATGATCGGTGTATCATCTTTAATCTTAACAGAGACGACTTTACCTTTGGTACACTTCAACTTAATTTTATGTGGAGCCGATTGTACCTAGTAAATTCTCTCTGCTGTCGAGACTGGTTGTAGGAAGATGACAATGACTGTAATGTTATCTTTGCTGCCTCGTGCAGCAGCTTCGGTTGCTAATCTCTTTGAGCACATTCCAGGTTCTTTCACAGTATCCTTTATCAAACTCACTACTTCCGCATTGCTCATAACGTCCCAAAGCCCGTCACTAGCCATTACCTGACATACCATTTTCCGGTTCAACATGGTTCTcccttttttttatattgtatataattttaaagtaaACATGGTTCTCTTTCATTCAAGCAGTTCAAAGGAGCACTAGATGCACTTAAAATATCTGGAATTGGCTTCAGCAATGAATGCATCAATTTTATCTACAGTTTGTTTATGCACCATTAAAGAACAATCAAAATAGTAGTCCTTACAAGGTATTCGTCCTCCGCTGATAGTAAAGTTTCAGTTATCTCAGGTTCTGCAGTTACAGCAGGCTTCAGATCATCATCACCAATTGACCGCGTAACCTTGTCAcagagaaattttaaaaaaatatataaaatttcctaCTGAATAAGATAAACCAATTTTGCAGTTTTTGAGCGGTTCACGGTTAGAGATACCTTCTTGCCAAGTtgctttttatatattcaacaaagtgctcattttgaaatttttgcaAATACTTAAGTGCATACTGTCTATCCATATACTTTTGTAATATCACTTAAAGATagaaagtaaaatttataaggaAGACAACCTGAAGAGCAGCTGGACCAACTCTCCATGTATCAACCTGCCATTTGACTTCCCCACCTGAACTGATCACACGCTCTCTCTCTTCAGGAATGCTAGCAACATGATCCTGACATATTAAACCTTGGTTATTTACAGCATAACAGTATAGAAATAAAACAACCCATCACTCTGGTTGCactaaattaataattacaCAATTCCCCACTTACCCTACTCAAAGCATACGAATGGCCAGCTCTACATAAAATTGTCCTGCAATCACCAGCATTAGCAACATACAGCTTGTCTCTAACTATTAGAGCAACAACTGCAGTACAGCCAGGATGCCAGTCTTTCTGTTTAAGTTCCTTGGATTTACGCCTAAAGTCCAACTCATTTCTGAAAGCTAAATCTGCCTCCATGAATGCTTTCACTAGTGCAACATCAGGACTGCATTACATTTAGATGCAAGATGTTTCATTGCTTTagatttaaaatactaatagaaaatacCAGATATTGTAGAACACTTGAAAAGAGCACATCACTGAAAGGTACCTGTTCGTGGAGCCCAAAGTTTGCAGTAGTCCTGGTAGTGCTCTAGCTGAAAACTCAGCAGCAGCTGCGCCTGAATTTCGACAACTCTAATTAGAATTGTGATAAATCTAGTTATGGGAATTTGTGTACATGACATACACCATAGATTCTTATCTAGCAATAGCAATAGCCAAAAGTAGAAAAGACTAAGGAGCATTTTATTACTAAGAGAATCTTTACGTCAACAGTTTCTACTACAATCTCACTGCAGACGCAAAACAAAGGGGCTGCGCCAGAATATTTGCATATTGAAAACAAGCAGTCCCTTTTGGGACCAATAGTTCCTTGTAAGGTTTTATTTTCTAGTGCTGcaaacaaattttcattttaaaattatagaaaCTTTGCCTGTTACTTTCTCACTGCTTAAAACCAGAAACTAATGAAAGAACAGAATTTAGAGGCAAGAGAATTTGGTCACATTCGATTCTTAATGTACTGCAATGGCACTGGAAAGTGTTGGGTTGGAAGAATATCCTAATAATTAAATTACTGTATAACTAATCCCGAACACCTTTCCACTAAACAATAACCATTCATTTATTACAATTTACTTCCCCTTCAAGAGTACATAGCGCTTCAGGGGTGACCTTCATGACTCGTGAGTACATAGCACTTCTGGGATGACAACCGGAATATAATGATACGACTCCTGTAATTACGAACTATGAAGCTGTTCATCCTTATTGAGGAGCGTCGCCTATTGCTATATACAAACAATTCAAGTTGTCCTGGAAGATAAAGAGAACGTATGACTTACCTCGATGACCATCAAAGATCCCAAACATATAAATGTCCTTATTATTGCACAGGTAGGGCATAAGGAAGTGTGTATCCTCCATAGTTTCCCTTCTTCCAGTAGTAGCAAAGGATCCCCAGGATAGAATTGGATGGTATAACATAGAATCATTTGAAGAATCAAGCCGCCAAATTCCTTCACAAGAATCTGCAGAAGCACTTCTCATAAAACGTTCACCCTGAGAAAACCAGTTGATGCTTTGTTGGTATGATCGAAGAATTGTGGTTTCTGGGGATGGAGAAGCTAAGGAAGTTTCAGGAGGAACCTTTTCCTCCTCCGTTGCTCTAATGATACTCTTCTCTAATATAGAATCGAGTACAATAATTATATCATCAAAAGAAGGTCTATTATGAGGATTTGCTTCCCAGCATCTCTCTATCAGTGACACTATTCTTTGTGGGGCACCAGGCTCATTTCCAGCAAGAACAGGGCGCAATCCTTCAGATACCACAGCTGCTGTAAGTTGTTGCTCTGTGTAATTCATTTCCAGCACAGTGTGGGCCTGCCagcataaaattattatttgccACAAGACACCGTGATAACAAAAGAGTAGTGGTTGTAAACAAAAGCCTGAAGGATAATTATCATACATAGCGTTGTGTGATCTTATGCACTGAAATTATTCATGAATTCTCTTGTGTGATATAGTTGAGAGCAAACTTTTAACTTGCAAATGCATAAATACCAACTACTAAGATACAGCCATTATTACTAATAGCAAAATTTAAAGGGAAATTCGAGACTAACCTGTGCTTCTGCTCGAAGATCAGTGTAAGGGACCACACCAGTAAAAAGCTCACTGCAAAgtgtaaaatattatgttaatttGGAAGTTAACTTCAaagagtaatattttttttatcttcaaaAGTATAGAAAATTTTAAAGCGTAGGATCCTGTATTAATACAAGTTTGTATGTATCGTGTcacttaaatttaataaaatagttttaagaaaacaaacacaaacagatCACTTGATTCAAAGAAATATGGACAAGCATTTGAAATATACTTGTAATGTTGACTGAAGGTGTTGATTCATGGTTCCAGGAACGCATGGTGTAGTGTGTGTGTAGACTAGAGAGAGAGGGTATGGTCAACAATGCATGATGCACCTATGGAGTATCATTTACTTCTGCAAAACTGGAAGGTTTTGTGGCCTGGGTAATGTTTTAAGATGTACACCAGACTGAGATACAATTAGACCGCTATTTTCTGTTAAGCAAAAGAACTTTCCAACTTTCCCGTAGTTTAACTGGTTTACTGGCAGGAAAAAGAAGCCTTGCTAAAAAATCTTACTTGATTGATATTCCAAAACTGTAGACATCTGATTTTTCAGAATGTAACTCCTTCCTCAATATTTCAGGTGCCATGTAAATGAGTGTGCCTACCATGTTTTTTTTATGGAAACCACCAGTTGGTTTGCCAGAAGATCTCCAATTTTCAGTGGAAACTTGTTTGATATCTCTGATGTACTCTGCTAATCCAAAGTCTGCCAGATGTGGATTAAGGTTTCCATCAAGCTGCATAGAAGACGTGCGAGTATCAACAAATAATACATCAAGAACTCAAGTCTTGTACTCATCCAAACCAGGGGAAATGAGTGGCTGCTAAATTTTCACAAGAGTAAACTTGCTCAAAGCAAGAATGGGTACTTACGAGAATATTTGCCGGTTTCACATCTCTGTGTACAATACCATGATCATGTAGATACTTCAGAGCATTTGCtgtgaaaaaacatgaaatttaTAAGCTTGGTTAAATATACTGAT
This genomic window contains:
- the LOC108227430 gene encoding protein kinase and PP2C-like domain-containing protein isoform X2, translating into MVKELLLKSPSCLLLKTLIGFTRNCSFYANALKYLHDHGIVHRDVKPANILLDGNLNPHLADFGLAEYIRDIKQVSTENWRSSGKPTGGFHKKNMVGTLIYMAPEILRKELHSEKSDVYSFGISINELFTGVVPYTDLRAEAQAHTVLEMNYTEQQLTAAVVSEGLRPVLAGNEPGAPQRIVSLIERCWEANPHNRPSFDDIIIVLDSILEKSIIRATEEEKVPPETSLASPSPETTILRSYQQSINWFSQGERFMRSASADSCEGIWRLDSSNDSMLYHPILSWGSFATTGRRETMEDTHFLMPYLCNNKDIYMFGIFDGHRGAAAAEFSARALPGLLQTLGSTNSPDVALVKAFMEADLAFRNELDFRRKSKELKQKDWHPGCTAVVALIVRDKLYVANAGDCRTILCRAGHSYALSRDHVASIPEERERVISSGGEVKWQVDTWRVGPAALQVTRSIGDDDLKPAVTAEPEITETLLSAEDEYLVMASDGLWDVMSNAEVVSLIKDTVKEPGMCSKRLATEAAARGSKDNITVIVIFLQPVSTAERIY
- the LOC108227430 gene encoding protein kinase and PP2C-like domain-containing protein isoform X1 translates to MGWEEDNTCFRGCCRSQTIPLHLPSSSYILSAPIARGAESIVYEATLNGQRVAVKKPILSTSQDIDRFHKELQLLCKLDHPGIARLVAANGKPPNYMFFFQFYESGSLADKIHVDEWCPSIDQALLITLQLANALKYLHDHGIVHRDVKPANILLDGNLNPHLADFGLAEYIRDIKQVSTENWRSSGKPTGGFHKKNMVGTLIYMAPEILRKELHSEKSDVYSFGISINELFTGVVPYTDLRAEAQAHTVLEMNYTEQQLTAAVVSEGLRPVLAGNEPGAPQRIVSLIERCWEANPHNRPSFDDIIIVLDSILEKSIIRATEEEKVPPETSLASPSPETTILRSYQQSINWFSQGERFMRSASADSCEGIWRLDSSNDSMLYHPILSWGSFATTGRRETMEDTHFLMPYLCNNKDIYMFGIFDGHRGAAAAEFSARALPGLLQTLGSTNSPDVALVKAFMEADLAFRNELDFRRKSKELKQKDWHPGCTAVVALIVRDKLYVANAGDCRTILCRAGHSYALSRDHVASIPEERERVISSGGEVKWQVDTWRVGPAALQVTRSIGDDDLKPAVTAEPEITETLLSAEDEYLVMASDGLWDVMSNAEVVSLIKDTVKEPGMCSKRLATEAAARGSKDNITVIVIFLQPVSTAERIY